In one window of Cellulophaga sp. HaHa_2_95 DNA:
- a CDS encoding DnaJ C-terminal domain-containing protein: protein MEFIDYYKVLGISKNATESDIKKAYRKLARKHHPDLNPDNEEAEKNFKKINEANEVLSNKEKRKKYDQYGKDWQHADEFEKQKQQQRQHSRQNPGGAGGFTGGQSNEDFSDFFESMFGGQQGNFNSSRQNARFRGQDYNASLTLNLTDTLTTEKQTLTVNNKKIRITIPAGIEDEQTIKIAGYGGPGVNNGPAGNLFIKFTVQNNTDFTRERANLYKTIEVPLTKAILGGDITIDTLTGKVKLKVKPETQNGTKVKLSGKGLPKYKKENQFGDLYITYQVKIPTNLTKEQKELFEALAATNL, encoded by the coding sequence ATGGAATTCATTGATTATTATAAAGTTTTGGGCATTTCTAAAAATGCTACAGAAAGCGATATTAAAAAAGCATATCGCAAATTGGCACGAAAACACCATCCAGACTTAAATCCGGATAATGAAGAAGCTGAGAAAAATTTCAAGAAAATTAATGAAGCTAATGAAGTTCTTAGCAATAAAGAGAAGCGTAAAAAATATGACCAATATGGGAAGGATTGGCAGCATGCAGACGAATTTGAAAAACAAAAACAACAGCAGCGTCAGCATAGCAGACAAAACCCTGGAGGTGCTGGTGGTTTCACTGGTGGCCAGTCTAATGAAGATTTCTCAGACTTTTTTGAAAGTATGTTTGGCGGTCAACAAGGAAATTTTAACTCTTCTAGGCAGAATGCCAGATTTAGAGGTCAAGATTATAATGCATCTTTAACCTTAAACCTTACCGATACGTTAACTACGGAAAAACAAACCTTAACGGTAAATAATAAAAAAATTCGGATTACAATCCCTGCCGGTATTGAAGATGAGCAGACTATAAAAATTGCAGGCTATGGGGGTCCAGGAGTTAATAACGGACCTGCAGGAAATTTATTTATAAAATTTACGGTACAAAACAATACAGATTTTACACGCGAAAGAGCAAATCTTTACAAAACAATAGAGGTACCACTTACCAAGGCAATCTTAGGAGGCGATATCACTATAGATACCCTGACGGGTAAAGTAAAATTAAAAGTAAAGCCCGAAACTCAAAATGGTACTAAAGTAAAATTGTCCGGAAAAGGCTTACCTAAATACAAAAAGGAAAATCAGTTTGGAGACTTATATATTACGTACCAAGTAAAAATTCCAACCAATTTAACGAAGGAACAAAAAGAATTATTTGAAGCGCTAGCAGCTACCAATTTATAA
- a CDS encoding glycosyltransferase: MKLAIVTAYPPSKVTLTEYGYHLVKHFRLQDQVTELVLICDKTEGEKDLAFTENGCKITVKECWSFNSYGNIFSVNKALNQTKPDAVLFNLQFLKFGDKKIPAALGLLLPAICKFKGIPTISLLHNILEQVDLESAGFTENKVLQKIYNFIGTTLTRFVLASDVVAVTISKYVTILEKKYKAKNIALIPHGAFETPPTPTYDLPAGPKQVMAFGKFGTYKKVEVLIEAVELIRKRTQEDIEIVIAGTDSPNTPGYLDSMKEKYNTVPQIRFTGYVAEEDVEKIFKDSAVVVFPYTSTTGSSGVLHQAGSYGNAVALPDLGDLSILVKEEGYRGEFFDADNTGSLADAVQNIITNDTYRRSLGHTNYTAACSLPMSTIAAMYLDHFNAIIEKKSPVPKLQEEQA, encoded by the coding sequence ATGAAACTAGCCATCGTAACCGCTTATCCTCCAAGTAAAGTAACCTTAACAGAATATGGTTATCATTTAGTAAAGCATTTTAGACTACAAGATCAAGTCACAGAACTTGTTCTAATCTGTGATAAAACAGAAGGAGAAAAAGATTTAGCTTTTACAGAAAACGGTTGTAAAATAACGGTAAAAGAATGCTGGAGTTTTAATAGTTACGGAAATATTTTCAGTGTCAACAAAGCACTAAATCAAACTAAACCAGATGCCGTACTATTCAACCTTCAATTTTTAAAATTTGGAGATAAAAAAATACCCGCAGCATTAGGTCTTCTTCTTCCTGCTATATGCAAATTTAAAGGTATACCTACCATTTCTTTATTGCATAATATTTTAGAGCAAGTAGATTTAGAAAGTGCAGGTTTTACTGAAAATAAAGTATTACAAAAAATATATAATTTTATTGGTACTACGTTAACAAGATTTGTGTTAGCATCAGACGTAGTTGCCGTAACCATTAGCAAATATGTTACCATTTTAGAGAAAAAATATAAGGCTAAAAATATTGCACTAATACCACACGGAGCTTTTGAAACCCCACCTACTCCTACCTATGATTTACCTGCTGGCCCTAAACAAGTAATGGCATTTGGCAAATTTGGTACGTATAAAAAAGTAGAGGTTTTAATAGAAGCGGTAGAGCTTATAAGAAAAAGAACCCAAGAAGATATAGAAATAGTTATTGCTGGTACAGACAGTCCAAATACCCCTGGTTATTTAGACTCCATGAAAGAAAAATATAATACCGTACCACAAATAAGGTTTACAGGATATGTTGCCGAAGAAGATGTAGAAAAAATATTTAAAGACAGTGCGGTGGTTGTATTCCCATATACGTCTACAACAGGTAGCTCAGGAGTTTTACACCAAGCCGGTAGTTACGGTAATGCAGTTGCCTTACCAGACTTAGGAGATTTAAGTATTCTCGTAAAAGAGGAAGGATATAGAGGAGAATTTTTTGATGCAGATAATACGGGATCTCTAGCAGATGCCGTTCAGAATATTATTACGAATGACACGTATAGAAGAAGCTTAGGGCATACGAATTACACCGCTGCTTGTTCTTTACCTATGTCTACGATCGCGGCCATGTATTTAGATCATTTTAATGCCATTATAGAGAAAAAATCGCCAGTACCTAAATTACAAGAGGAACAGGCTTAA
- a CDS encoding glycoside hydrolase family 2 TIM barrel-domain containing protein: MAFKLNKTLYRTIIIASFIAVNALIISGIGSAWVFLNTGADRTSMLHLEVPMDEVYRPEIAWSNVENPGRPIEEQTLGEITNDYLNAWHVRNIAFKKNDYYGIKDFYTDSARVRLYDNIDLNLKNNNWYKRTTLKHNGAIDFYSVDGTMVVFKDHNVVEYQEIYTGEELLYKEKDTTSYHVMMLLEDGFWRIRHLKEIENSRDTTTLAARDIDAELKKIENLKGINYYPKDTPWDTFGKRFDATVINDDFKIIHDMGLNGIRIFVQYEDFGKSTVKKDKIALLKKVLDLAEENKLDVILTLFDFYGDYDVSNWTLTNRHAEAIVHAVKDHPALLAWDLKNEPDLDLASRGRERVIGWLEQMMENIKHWDRNHPVTIGWSSPEAAVELVDQVDFVSYHYYRELSDFNKTYDILKKKALNKPIMLQEYGLSSYGGIWNFYRGSDKRQAEYYAEIQPLLLKKNIPFVAWTLYDFSEVPTAVVGKLPWRKSKQYHFGFLTKRGKKKAAYEHFALQK, from the coding sequence ATGGCATTTAAACTTAATAAAACACTGTATAGAACCATCATCATTGCATCATTTATTGCGGTAAATGCACTTATCATTTCTGGTATTGGATCGGCGTGGGTATTTTTGAATACAGGGGCAGACCGTACTTCCATGTTACATTTAGAAGTTCCTATGGATGAGGTTTACCGACCAGAAATTGCTTGGTCTAATGTAGAGAATCCAGGGAGGCCCATAGAGGAACAAACTTTAGGGGAGATTACGAACGATTATTTAAATGCATGGCACGTACGCAATATCGCTTTTAAAAAGAATGACTACTACGGGATTAAAGATTTTTATACGGACAGTGCTCGTGTACGTTTGTATGATAATATAGACCTCAATTTAAAAAATAATAATTGGTACAAGCGTACCACACTAAAGCATAATGGTGCTATAGATTTTTACAGTGTAGACGGTACTATGGTTGTTTTTAAGGATCATAATGTGGTGGAATACCAGGAAATTTATACTGGAGAAGAATTACTTTACAAAGAAAAAGATACTACAAGTTATCATGTGATGATGCTTTTGGAAGATGGATTTTGGAGAATTCGCCATTTAAAAGAAATTGAAAATAGTAGAGACACTACAACCTTAGCAGCACGTGATATTGATGCTGAACTTAAAAAAATTGAGAATCTAAAAGGAATAAACTATTATCCTAAAGATACTCCGTGGGACACTTTTGGAAAACGATTTGATGCTACGGTTATTAATGATGATTTTAAGATTATTCATGACATGGGATTAAACGGGATTCGGATTTTTGTACAATATGAAGATTTTGGAAAGAGTACGGTTAAAAAAGATAAAATAGCACTCTTGAAAAAAGTGCTAGATCTAGCGGAAGAAAACAAGCTAGATGTTATACTTACATTATTTGACTTTTATGGGGATTACGATGTCTCTAATTGGACCTTGACCAATAGGCATGCAGAAGCCATTGTACATGCGGTAAAAGACCACCCAGCGCTATTAGCATGGGATTTGAAAAACGAACCCGATTTAGATTTAGCCTCGAGAGGTCGTGAACGGGTTATCGGCTGGCTAGAACAAATGATGGAGAATATTAAACACTGGGATAGAAACCATCCCGTTACCATCGGTTGGTCTTCTCCGGAAGCTGCGGTAGAATTGGTAGATCAGGTAGATTTTGTGTCCTACCATTACTATAGAGAACTATCCGATTTTAACAAGACTTATGATATTCTAAAGAAGAAAGCTTTGAACAAACCAATAATGCTACAAGAATACGGTTTATCATCCTATGGCGGTATTTGGAATTTTTATAGAGGTTCTGATAAAAGACAAGCGGAGTATTATGCAGAAATTCAGCCTCTATTACTTAAGAAAAATATTCCATTTGTAGCTTGGACCTTATATGATTTTTCAGAAGTGCCCACAGCTGTAGTAGGTAAATTACCTTGGAGAAAAAGCAAGCAATACCATTTTGGTTTCTTAACTAAAAGAGGTAAGAAGAAAGCGGCTTATGAGCATTTTGCGCTACAAAAATAA
- a CDS encoding response regulator, giving the protein MKILAIDDQLLILMSLEKRLIELGYQVKTADSGEKGIDIFKTFQPDLVIVDINMPGLSGLDVVKHIRLEEKSKTPIVVMSGNTDEKIIVDGFDLGIDDYMKKPVSLSEVAARVKRIIGTPTENNTESAKSEGQMLQQYCVGVVIPCYNEEERLSGEAFKNFVYNNLGYHLCFVNDGSTDRTLEVLEELRKGNENKISVYNCEKNGGKAEAVRQGMLHLAKDPQLDYIGYLDADLSTDFRDFDDLVKTMETSDFKIVSGSRMSRMGANITKESARKIISMTINLIIRSILKMPFNDTQCGAKIMDKELVELVFQKKFITRWLFDVEIFMRMRKHYGKEKVQSMICEQPLKRWIHADGSKLSMKDSIQIVGQLAKIAIHYK; this is encoded by the coding sequence ATGAAAATCTTAGCCATTGACGACCAGCTATTAATATTAATGTCTTTAGAAAAGAGATTAATTGAATTAGGATACCAAGTTAAAACTGCCGATTCTGGAGAAAAAGGAATTGATATTTTCAAAACGTTTCAGCCCGATTTAGTTATTGTAGACATTAATATGCCTGGCTTATCAGGATTAGATGTCGTAAAACATATCCGTTTAGAAGAAAAATCTAAAACGCCAATAGTGGTCATGTCTGGTAACACCGATGAAAAAATTATTGTAGATGGTTTTGATTTGGGAATAGATGATTACATGAAGAAGCCCGTAAGTTTAAGTGAAGTAGCAGCTCGCGTAAAACGTATTATAGGTACCCCTACCGAGAACAATACAGAAAGTGCAAAGAGTGAAGGGCAAATGCTACAACAATACTGTGTAGGTGTTGTCATACCTTGTTACAATGAGGAAGAACGCTTATCTGGCGAAGCTTTCAAGAATTTTGTTTATAACAACCTTGGTTATCATTTATGTTTTGTAAACGATGGAAGTACGGATCGTACCTTAGAAGTATTAGAAGAATTACGAAAAGGTAATGAGAATAAAATAAGTGTCTATAATTGCGAAAAGAATGGCGGTAAAGCAGAAGCAGTACGTCAAGGAATGCTACATTTAGCTAAGGACCCGCAATTGGATTATATTGGGTATTTAGATGCCGATTTATCTACAGATTTCAGAGACTTTGATGATTTAGTAAAAACCATGGAAACCTCCGACTTTAAAATTGTTAGTGGATCTCGTATGAGTAGAATGGGTGCAAATATCACTAAAGAATCTGCGAGAAAGATAATTAGTATGACTATTAATCTTATCATTAGATCTATTTTAAAAATGCCTTTTAATGATACCCAATGTGGTGCCAAAATAATGGATAAGGAACTCGTAGAACTCGTCTTTCAGAAAAAATTTATTACCCGTTGGTTATTTGATGTAGAAATTTTTATGCGCATGCGCAAACATTATGGTAAGGAAAAAGTACAAAGTATGATTTGCGAACAACCATTAAAAAGATGGATTCATGCAGATGGTTCTAAACTATCTATGAAAGATTCCATTCAGATTGTGGGCCAACTGGCAAAAATAGCCATTCACTATAAATAG